From a single Solanum dulcamara chromosome 4, daSolDulc1.2, whole genome shotgun sequence genomic region:
- the LOC129884271 gene encoding uncharacterized protein LOC129884271 translates to MASSFKMESCTLLQDHLDAFNKLVMDLHIAELRRMRRRLHFEGEKDDETSGLFIRGHTSQQGRSKAKHRSKSLVNKKNAKCWGCHKKVRYHDGNMRTITEVHHVPDLKKNLIPLGTLDNQGYKYMSERGTMKVAKVSRDVTFDKSSILDPRKVSVELSRNKNNEQMELPVEHTKEKDQDTQVNESKDADLEEHTVNKPYTITKKGDKRQIWKPEHLIDQANMIVYAFVVAEEEIKDFKPSSPKGKKTVGCKWIYRKKKGIPEVKDEKEGIPEVEDARFKKILVAKGFSNKEGIDYNEIFSLVVKYSSIRVLLALVEQFDLELQQFDVKTAFLHSDLEETSYMEQPNEEVFVWFEIIF, encoded by the exons ATGGCGTCTTCATTTAAGATGGAGTCATGTACTTTGTTGCAAGACCATCTAGATGCATTCAATAAACTTGTGATGGATTTACATATTGCGGAATTAAGAAGGATGAGAAGACGCTT GCATTTTGAAGGAGAAAAAGATGATGAAACTAGTGGACTCTTTATAAGAGGTCATACTAGCCAACAGGGAAGGAGCAAAGCAAAGCACAGATCAAAATCTCTTGTAAATAAGAAGAATGCGAAGTGTTGGGGCTGTCACAAGAAG GTTCGCTACCATGATGGAAACATGAGGACTATTACAGAAGTCCATCATGTTCCTGATCTAAAGAAGAATTTAATACCATTAGGTACTTTAGATAATCAAGGCTACAAGTATATGAGCGAGAGAGGTACAATGAAGGTTGCTAAAG TTAGTAGAGATGTTACCTTTGATAAATCCTCTATACTTGATCCTCGTAAAGTTTCTGTGGAGTTATCAAGAAATAAGAACAACGAGCAGATGGAGCTACCGGTGGAGCATACCAAGGAAAAAGATCAAGATACTCAAGTTAATGAGTCAAAAGATGCAGATCTTGAAGAACATACTGTCAATAAACCATACACAATTACAAAAAAAGGGGACAAAAGGCAAATATGGAAACCAGAACATCTTATAGACCAagcaaatatgattgtatacGCATTTGTAGTTGCAGAAGAAGAGATTAAAGACTTCAAGCCCTCTTC GCCAAAGGGGAAGAAGACAGTTGGATGCAAATGGATctatagaaagaaaaaaggtaTTCCAGAAGTGAAAGATGAGAAAGAAGGTATTCCAGAAGTGGAAGATGCCAGGTTCAAGAAGATATTGGTTGCAAAGGGTTTTAGTAATAAGGAGGGAATTGACTATAATGAGATCTTCTCTCTAGTCGTGAAATATAGCTCAATTCGCGTGCTACTAGCATTGGTTGAACAATTTGATTTGGAGCTTCAACAGTTTGATGTCAAAACTGCTTTCTTACACAGTGATCTAGAAGAGACAAGCTATATGGAACAGCCAAATGAAGAAGTCTTTGTATGGTTTGAAATAATCTTCTAG